The genomic stretch ATGTTAGCGATACTGCCATGAAGGCCAAGACAAGCAGTCGGTGCCGCATGAGATGAGCATATGTTTCACTCACTTGGTAGCTTCCAATGACATGGATGACCACCATGAGGTTGGCCGCCGCGATGAGCCACCGCGGACGCTTGAGTGCCATGAGCACGTTGTCGTCCACCTCCTGGCCGAAGGTCCAGTATCCGGCCATGGCCACCGGGAAGTAGCAGAGCGCGGTGATGAAGTAGGCCACGACTGTGCCCTTCCACATGGGCATCCTCGAAGGCTTGGTGGGCGTGGAAGGGATGGTCGCCTGGATTTCCAGGATCACCCCGTGGCCGGCGTAAGCGAACGCCACCTGCCCCAGGGCGCTGAACACCCTGAACATGGAATCAGATGCGGTGGTCATCTTGTACGCATAGCTTACGTTGCTCGCCGGGCCTCGAGCGAAGCAAGCCACCCATGTTATCGTGGAGTAACTGCAACCCCAGAAATGGAGGGAGAAAACCATTAGAATGGGTAAGTATCGACCTCGATGGATCATGCCTTTACCTTAGTGACATGACTGCTGCTGCTAAGGATACAGCAGCAATCGAGTTCAGGTTGGGGAGCTGAGATAGGAAGAACTGAATCGAGCCAAAGATGCAGATCCAGTAGGACTGGTGCAGCTTTGTGCTCTCGGGATACAAGATCTCCATGAACTTCTCCAGGCACTTGCCGCCTGTGACCATGTACACCGTATCGCAGCCGACCTGGACGATCAACTGCTGAGGGACGACGATCCACAGCCCCAGTCGGGGACCGAAGGCGTACCGCCCGAGGTCGCTATACCGATCGAATCGAGTCCCCGGCACGCACTCATGGAGTTGGATCATCAGCCACAGGGTGTACAAGGTGATGCACCAGGAGACCACCAGTGCCAGCGTCCCAGGACCCCTGCAACCATCGAGACCCGACTAAGTTATTAGCTTTAGTTCTCCCTCAGAAACAAGAACTCATCGATGTCCGACCATCCCAAGTGTGCCATGGCATAAGGCAAGCTGAGGACGCCGGCGCCGACCATCGCCGTGACGTTGTGGAACGTCGCGTACCACCACTTGGCGCGTCGAGGGCTGGCCTCCTTGGAAGCATCATCACCGGCCACCTGAACGCAGCAAAGCAGAAGAGTCATTGTGCTATCGACCAAACAAATTGGATCAAATGGAAGTATGCAGTGCAGAGCCCTCCGAGACCTGAGGAAGGACTG from Musa acuminata AAA Group cultivar baxijiao chromosome BXJ1-3, Cavendish_Baxijiao_AAA, whole genome shotgun sequence encodes the following:
- the LOC135636697 gene encoding lysine histidine transporter-like 6 isoform X2, producing the protein MVSTSVLPQVAGDDASKEASPRRAKWWYATFHNVTAMVGAGVLSLPYAMAHLGWGPGTLALVVSWCITLYTLWLMIQLHECVPGTRFDRYSDLGRYAFGPRLGLWIVVPQQLIVQVGCDTVYMVTGGKCLEKFMEILYPESTKLHQSYWICIFGSIQFFLSQLPNLNSIAAVSLAAAVMSLSYSTITWVACFARGPASNVSYAYKMTTASDSMFRVFSALGQVAFAYAGHGVILEIQATIPSTPTKPSRMPMWKGTVVAYFITALCYFPVAMAGYWTFGQEVDDNVLMALKRPRWLIAAANLMVVIHVIGSYQVYAMPVFDSIESILITRLKLPPGIALRLIARSAYVAFTLFVGVTFPFFADLLGFFGGFGFTPTSYFLPCVIWLAIKKPKRFSLHWVANWGCIIVGVLMMFASTIGGLRNIFVDSSTYSFYS
- the LOC135636697 gene encoding lysine histidine transporter-like 6 isoform X1; amino-acid sequence: MVSTSVLPQVAGDDASKEASPRRAKWWYATFHNVTAMVGAGVLSLPYAMAHLGWGPGTLALVVSWCITLYTLWLMIQLHECVPGTRFDRYSDLGRYAFGPRLGLWIVVPQQLIVQVGCDTVYMVTGGKCLEKFMEILYPESTKLHQSYWICIFGSIQFFLSQLPNLNSIAAVSLAAAVMSLSYSTITWVACFARGPASNVSYAYKMTTASDSMFRVFSALGQVAFAYAGHGVILEIQATIPSTPTKPSRMPMWKGTVVAYFITALCYFPVAMAGYWTFGQEVDDNVLMALKRPRWLIAAANLMVVIHVIGSYQVYAMPVFDSIESILITRLKLPPGIALRLIARSAYVAFTLFVGVTFPFFADLLGFFGGFGFTPTSYFLPCVIWLAIKKPKRFSLHWVANWARLHHCWGAYDVCFDNRGLEEYFRRFFHLQLLLLKEIMFCLSWGTVSISHVR